One window of the Xiphias gladius isolate SHS-SW01 ecotype Sanya breed wild chromosome 11, ASM1685928v1, whole genome shotgun sequence genome contains the following:
- the LOC120796766 gene encoding cytochrome c oxidase assembly protein COX20, mitochondrial has product MAGEEQESNSKGFRLLGILDVQKTPCARDAILHGAGGSLAAGLLHFLATSRVKRSFDVGFAGFMLTTLGSWFYCRMSNAKLRVQQRIIQDGMRNKIVYEGSVLDPTIKPAAETPSGPS; this is encoded by the exons ATGGCCGGAGAAGAGCAGGAGAGCAACAGCAAG GGTTTCAGGCTGCTGGGGATTCTGGATGTCCAGAAGACTCCGTGTGCCAGAGATGCCATCCTTCACGGAGCTGGAGGCTCCCTAGCCGCTGGCCTGCTTCACTTTCTGGCCACCA GTCGGGTGAAGAGGTCTTTTGACGTTGGATTTGCAGGCTTTATGCTCACCACGCTCGGGTCCTG GTTTTACTGCAGGATGAGCAACGCTAAGCTTCGTGTGCAGCAGAGGATAATCCAGGACGGCATGAGGAACAAGATCGTGTACGAAGGATCCGTTCTAGACCCGACAATCAAACCCGCAGCAGAAACGCCATCAGGGCCCTCATGA